One part of the Bradyrhizobium sp. CB1650 genome encodes these proteins:
- a CDS encoding DUF3606 domain-containing protein, with product MTYGKRVQPDRNKIDMNDDYAVKYWTHELGLTRSRLQHLSTR from the coding sequence ATGACCTACGGCAAGCGCGTTCAGCCGGACCGCAACAAGATCGACATGAACGACGATTACGCGGTCAAGTACTGGACCCATGAACTCGGATTAACGAGAAGCAGACTACAGCACCTGTCGACAAGGTAG